A section of the Pseudomonas lini genome encodes:
- a CDS encoding transporter substrate-binding domain-containing protein, which translates to MKNPAFAVALSAVLSTSFIATAQADKLDDIIGSGKLRCAVTLDFPPMGFRDEGNNPAGFDVDYCRDLAKILGVEAEVVETPFPDRIPALVSGRADVIVASTSDTLERAKTVGLTVPYFAFQMVVLTRDNTGINSFADIKGKALGNTSGTYEAIALEKDVKNWGTGTFRAYQSQNDTLLAVAQGHIDATVVTNTVAAATLKSGKYKNLKIAGNAPYVIDYVSLGAKRNEYGLLRYLDLFVNQQVRTGRYNELFTKWVGTEISPTDLTVPKVYY; encoded by the coding sequence ATGAAAAACCCCGCATTTGCCGTAGCCCTCAGCGCTGTTCTCAGTACCTCCTTTATCGCCACCGCCCAGGCCGACAAGCTCGACGACATTATCGGTTCGGGCAAACTGCGCTGCGCCGTGACCCTGGACTTCCCGCCCATGGGTTTCCGTGATGAAGGCAACAACCCGGCCGGTTTTGACGTGGACTACTGCCGCGATCTGGCAAAAATCCTCGGAGTGGAGGCCGAAGTCGTAGAGACGCCGTTCCCGGACCGCATTCCGGCGCTGGTCTCCGGGCGTGCCGACGTGATCGTCGCCTCCACCTCCGATACCCTCGAACGGGCCAAGACTGTCGGCCTTACCGTGCCTTACTTTGCCTTCCAGATGGTGGTGCTGACCCGCGACAACACTGGCATCAACAGCTTCGCCGATATCAAAGGCAAAGCGCTGGGCAACACCAGCGGTACCTATGAAGCCATCGCTCTGGAAAAAGACGTGAAGAACTGGGGCACCGGCACCTTCCGCGCCTATCAGTCGCAAAACGACACGCTGTTGGCGGTCGCCCAGGGTCACATCGACGCCACTGTGGTCACCAACACTGTGGCCGCCGCCACGCTCAAATCGGGCAAATACAAGAACCTGAAAATCGCCGGTAACGCCCCGTACGTGATCGACTACGTGTCCCTCGGAGCCAAACGCAACGAGTACGGTCTGCTCCGGTATCTGGACCTGTTCGTGAACCAGCAAGTGCGAACAGGCCGTTACAACGAGCTGTTCACAAAATGGGTCGGCACCGAGATTTCACCCACCGACCTGACCGTGCCAAAGGTCTACTACTGA
- a CDS encoding aconitase X, with translation MPGSISLTGRSLVAGAAQGALLFADVGLSFWGGVDPYSGEIIDRHHPLSGEYLAGRVLAIPSGRGSCTGSSVLMELISNGHAPAALVLAEPDEILTLGVLVAQTIFERSLPVLCIGREAFVALRGNAFARVEDTTLSLFEHLPGDAWQALDSPLPSTDIATAIELTEHDRALLDGQHGKAAQMAMQIVLRMAELQGARHLVDVTQAHIDGCIYTGPASLRFAQQLVQWGATVRVPTTLNSISVDQRRWRELGIDPALGEPASALGDAYMAMGAQLSFTCAPYLLDSAPKAGEQIVWAESNAVVYANSVLGARTLKYPDYLDICIALTGRAPLIGCHLDAQRKARLQIELPALGELDDAFYPLLGYHIGTLAGSRIPLVRGLKNRNPSLDDLKAFGAAFATTSAAPLFHIAGVTPEAIDPSRVLEVDVSLPVEKIRLIDLLVSWRELNTARDSQVDVVSLGNPHFSLSEFAHLARLCLGRHKHLDVVLVITCGRAVLEQAREAGHIAVIEAFGATLVTDTCWCMLGEPVIPPGAKTLMTNSGKYAHYAPGLVGRKVHFASIKECIDAACNATASGRLPAWLQPAVLMESPAHV, from the coding sequence ATGCCTGGGTCAATTTCTCTGACCGGTCGCAGCCTGGTCGCGGGCGCCGCCCAAGGCGCCCTACTGTTCGCCGATGTGGGCTTGAGTTTCTGGGGCGGGGTCGATCCGTACAGCGGCGAGATCATTGACCGTCACCACCCGCTCAGCGGCGAATACCTGGCCGGCCGCGTGCTGGCCATTCCCAGCGGTCGCGGCTCGTGCACCGGCAGTAGCGTGTTGATGGAACTGATCAGCAACGGTCACGCACCGGCCGCACTGGTGCTGGCCGAGCCCGATGAGATCCTGACCTTGGGCGTGCTTGTGGCACAGACCATTTTCGAGCGTTCCCTGCCGGTGCTGTGCATCGGCAGGGAGGCCTTCGTCGCTCTGCGCGGCAATGCTTTCGCTCGGGTCGAGGACACAACGCTGAGCCTGTTCGAGCACCTGCCGGGCGATGCCTGGCAGGCACTCGACAGCCCTTTGCCGAGCACCGATATCGCCACCGCGATCGAACTCACCGAACACGACCGGGCGCTGCTCGACGGCCAGCATGGCAAGGCCGCGCAGATGGCCATGCAGATCGTCCTGCGCATGGCCGAACTGCAAGGTGCCCGACATTTGGTGGATGTCACCCAGGCGCACATCGACGGCTGCATCTACACGGGACCTGCGAGCCTGCGTTTTGCCCAACAATTGGTGCAATGGGGAGCAACAGTGCGGGTGCCCACCACCCTCAATTCGATTTCCGTGGACCAGCGCCGCTGGCGCGAGCTGGGCATCGACCCTGCCCTCGGTGAACCGGCCAGTGCCTTGGGCGATGCCTATATGGCGATGGGTGCACAGCTGAGTTTCACCTGCGCGCCCTACCTGCTCGACAGCGCGCCGAAGGCTGGCGAGCAGATCGTCTGGGCCGAATCCAATGCGGTGGTCTACGCCAACAGCGTGCTCGGCGCACGCACCTTGAAGTACCCGGACTACCTGGACATCTGCATCGCGCTGACCGGCCGCGCCCCGTTGATCGGCTGCCATCTGGACGCACAACGCAAGGCCCGACTGCAGATCGAGTTGCCTGCCCTGGGTGAACTGGACGACGCCTTCTACCCGCTGCTCGGGTACCACATCGGTACGCTGGCGGGCAGCCGGATTCCATTGGTGCGCGGGTTGAAAAACCGCAACCCGAGCCTGGACGATCTCAAAGCTTTCGGCGCGGCATTTGCCACCACATCCGCCGCGCCACTGTTCCATATCGCCGGAGTAACTCCGGAGGCCATCGACCCGTCGCGGGTGCTGGAGGTGGATGTATCCCTCCCCGTGGAAAAAATCCGCCTGATCGATCTATTGGTCAGCTGGCGCGAACTCAACACTGCCCGTGACAGCCAAGTGGATGTGGTCTCGCTGGGCAATCCGCATTTCTCCCTCAGCGAGTTCGCCCACCTCGCACGGTTGTGTCTCGGTCGACACAAACACCTTGACGTGGTCCTCGTTATTACCTGCGGCCGCGCCGTGCTGGAGCAAGCTCGCGAAGCCGGGCATATCGCCGTGATCGAAGCGTTCGGCGCCACCCTGGTCACCGATACCTGCTGGTGCATGCTCGGCGAACCGGTGATCCCGCCGGGCGCAAAAACCTTGATGACCAACTCCGGCAAATACGCCCATTACGCACCCGGCCTGGTGGGCCGCAAGGTGCATTTCGCCAGCATCAAAGAATGCATCGATGCCGCCTGCAATGCCACCGCCAGCGGGCGCCTGCCGGCGTGGTTACAACCTGCCGTCCTGATGGAGAGCCCTGCGCATGTTTGA
- a CDS encoding amino acid ABC transporter permease produces MFDYSFQWRSALRALPDMLAGALVTFETAALSMIFGVLIALALTVMRESKNPLLRGIGNGWVSIARNTPSLFQIYVLYFGLGSLGMHVSSWLALLAGITFNNAGYLAENFRGGLKAVPDTQVRAARSLGMSAFQAYRMIIVPQLLRIVFYPLTNQMVWAVLMTSLGVIVGLNNDLTGVTQDYNVKTFRTFEFFAIAAVLYYLIAKAIVAAARLMAWRLFRY; encoded by the coding sequence ATGTTTGACTACAGTTTCCAATGGCGCTCAGCGCTACGCGCCCTGCCGGACATGCTCGCCGGTGCCCTGGTCACCTTCGAGACCGCGGCGCTGTCGATGATCTTCGGCGTGCTGATCGCCCTGGCCCTGACCGTAATGCGCGAAAGCAAAAACCCGCTGCTGCGCGGCATCGGCAATGGCTGGGTATCGATCGCGCGCAACACCCCGTCGCTGTTCCAGATCTATGTCCTCTACTTCGGTCTCGGCTCGCTGGGCATGCACGTCAGTTCATGGCTCGCCCTGCTGGCCGGGATCACCTTCAACAATGCCGGGTATCTGGCGGAGAACTTTCGCGGTGGCCTCAAGGCCGTCCCGGACACACAAGTGCGCGCCGCACGTTCGCTGGGCATGAGTGCCTTCCAGGCCTACCGCATGATCATCGTCCCGCAGCTGCTGCGAATCGTCTTCTACCCGCTGACTAATCAAATGGTCTGGGCGGTGCTGATGACATCGCTGGGGGTGATCGTCGGGCTGAACAATGACCTGACCGGCGTGACCCAGGACTACAACGTCAAAACGTTCCGCACCTTCGAGTTCTTCGCCATTGCAGCGGTGCTGTATTACCTGATTGCCAAGGCGATCGTCGCGGCAGCCCGGCTGATGGCCTGGCGGTTGTTCCGTTACTGA
- a CDS encoding amino acid ABC transporter permease, whose product MFNTGFSSNDLLFLLNGAWVTLQLTFWSIMLGSLAGLLFGLLRALLPRASLPLAWVLDVFRSVPLLIQFVLFNSLKSIVGLNISAFSVGCIVLGVYAAAYFTEIVRAGVLSVPFTLRRASRSLGLSFLQDLRWIVLPMATRVAFPGWLNLVLGVMKDTALVMWIGIVELLRASQTIVTRIQEPLLVLCIAGLIYYVMSLVVARLGARLERRWQEND is encoded by the coding sequence ATGTTTAATACCGGGTTTTCCTCCAATGACCTGTTGTTCCTGCTCAATGGCGCCTGGGTCACGCTGCAACTGACGTTCTGGTCGATCATGCTCGGCTCCCTCGCCGGCTTGCTCTTCGGCTTGCTGCGGGCCCTGTTGCCGCGGGCCAGTTTGCCCCTGGCCTGGGTACTGGACGTGTTTCGCAGCGTGCCGTTGCTGATCCAGTTCGTGCTGTTCAACTCGCTCAAAAGCATCGTCGGCTTGAACATCAGCGCCTTCAGCGTCGGCTGCATTGTGCTGGGGGTTTATGCCGCCGCGTACTTCACCGAGATCGTGCGCGCTGGCGTGTTGTCGGTGCCGTTCACCCTGCGTCGGGCCAGTCGCTCGCTGGGCCTGAGCTTCCTGCAGGACCTGCGCTGGATCGTCCTGCCGATGGCCACCCGGGTGGCTTTCCCCGGCTGGCTGAACCTGGTGCTCGGCGTGATGAAAGACACCGCCCTGGTGATGTGGATCGGCATCGTCGAACTGCTGCGCGCCTCGCAAACCATCGTCACCCGCATCCAGGAACCGTTGCTGGTGCTGTGCATCGCGGGCCTTATTTACTACGTCATGAGCCTGGTGGTCGCACGCCTGGGCGCTCGTCTGGAAAGAAGGTGGCAAGAAAATGATTGA
- a CDS encoding amino acid ABC transporter ATP-binding protein, with protein MIEIDNVHKSFGDLAVVKGVSLTVNKGEVVSIIGGSGSGKSTLLMCINGLEPIQKGSIRVDGVEVHDSATDLNRLRQKIGIVFQQWNAFPHLTVLENVMLAPRKVLGKSKCDAEELAVQQLTHVGLADKLKTFPGKLSGGQQQRMAIARALAMSPDYMLFDEATSALDPQLVGEVLDTMRMLAEDGMTMVLVTHEIRFARDVSDRVAFFRNGLVHEIGSPDQVIGNPVHAETAAFLKSVK; from the coding sequence ATGATTGAGATCGACAACGTACATAAATCCTTCGGCGACCTCGCCGTGGTCAAGGGTGTCAGCCTGACGGTGAACAAGGGCGAGGTGGTGTCGATCATCGGCGGCTCGGGCTCCGGCAAATCGACCCTGCTGATGTGCATCAACGGCCTGGAACCGATCCAGAAAGGCAGCATCCGCGTCGACGGCGTCGAGGTGCATGACAGCGCCACCGACCTCAATCGCCTGCGGCAGAAAATCGGCATCGTGTTCCAGCAATGGAACGCCTTTCCGCACCTGACGGTGCTGGAAAACGTGATGCTGGCGCCGCGCAAAGTGCTGGGTAAAAGCAAGTGCGACGCCGAGGAGCTGGCGGTGCAGCAACTGACCCACGTGGGCCTTGCCGACAAGCTCAAGACCTTTCCCGGCAAGTTGTCCGGTGGCCAGCAGCAACGCATGGCCATCGCCCGCGCCTTGGCGATGTCGCCGGACTACATGCTGTTCGACGAAGCCACGTCGGCCCTCGATCCGCAATTGGTCGGCGAGGTGCTGGATACCATGCGCATGCTCGCCGAAGACGGCATGACCATGGTGCTGGTGACCCACGAAATCCGCTTTGCCCGCGATGTCTCCGACCGAGTGGCGTTCTTTCGCAATGGCCTGGTGCACGAGATCGGCTCGCCGGATCAGGTGATCGGTAATCCGGTGCATGCGGAAACGGCGGCGTTTTTGAAATCGGTGAAGTAA
- a CDS encoding trans-3-hydroxy-L-proline dehydratase, protein MRSSKVIHVVSCHAEGEVGDVIVGGVAPPPGATVWEQSRWIAKDQTLRNFVLNEPRGGVFRHVNLLVPAKDPRAQMAWIIMEPADTPPMSGSNSLCVATVLLDSGILPMTEPQTRLVLEAPGGLIEAVADCRDGKVERVEIKNVPSFADRLDAWIEVEGLGSLQVDTAYGGDSFVIADAKGLGFSIRPDEAADLVAVGLKITRAANEQLGFVHPLNSEWSHISFCQIAAPIVVENGIAAGRNAVVIQPGKIDRSPTGTGCSARMAVLQAKGLMQVGERFIGRSIIGSEFHCRIDSLTEVAGRPAIYPCISGRAWITGTHQLLLDPSDPWPQGYRLSDTWPGA, encoded by the coding sequence ATGCGCTCATCGAAAGTGATTCATGTAGTCAGCTGCCACGCCGAAGGTGAAGTCGGCGATGTGATCGTCGGCGGCGTAGCCCCACCACCAGGCGCCACCGTGTGGGAGCAATCGCGCTGGATCGCCAAGGATCAGACACTGCGCAACTTCGTACTCAACGAACCTCGCGGCGGTGTGTTCCGTCACGTCAATCTGCTGGTGCCGGCCAAGGATCCTCGGGCGCAAATGGCCTGGATCATCATGGAACCGGCGGACACGCCACCGATGTCCGGCTCCAATTCGCTGTGCGTCGCCACCGTGCTGCTGGACAGCGGCATTCTGCCAATGACCGAACCGCAAACCCGACTGGTGCTCGAAGCGCCCGGCGGCCTGATCGAGGCCGTGGCCGATTGCCGCGATGGCAAGGTCGAGCGGGTAGAAATCAAGAACGTGCCCTCCTTCGCTGACCGCCTCGACGCCTGGATCGAAGTCGAAGGCCTCGGCTCGTTGCAGGTTGACACCGCGTATGGCGGCGACAGTTTTGTCATCGCCGACGCCAAGGGGTTGGGCTTTTCCATTCGCCCTGATGAGGCTGCCGACCTGGTGGCGGTCGGTCTGAAAATCACTCGCGCTGCCAATGAACAATTGGGCTTCGTCCATCCGCTGAACTCCGAGTGGTCGCATATTTCCTTCTGCCAGATTGCCGCGCCCATCGTCGTTGAAAACGGCATCGCCGCAGGCAGAAACGCAGTAGTGATTCAACCCGGCAAGATCGACCGCTCGCCCACCGGCACCGGCTGCTCGGCGCGCATGGCGGTACTGCAGGCCAAGGGCTTGATGCAGGTCGGTGAGCGCTTTATTGGGCGTTCGATCATCGGTTCCGAATTCCACTGCCGCATCGACTCGCTGACCGAAGTGGCCGGGCGCCCGGCGATCTACCCATGTATTTCCGGCCGGGCCTGGATCACCGGCACTCATCAATTGCTGCTCGATCCGAGCGATCCGTGGCCACAGGGCTATCGCCTGTCAGACACTTGGCCGGGTGCCTGA
- a CDS encoding dihydrodipicolinate synthase family protein has product MSKRINWSGVFPAVTTQFNDDFTINLEKTHQVISNVIRDGVSGLVVCGSVGENTSLTAEEKIAVTEVAVDASRGRVPVICGVAEFTSVQAAKVANAVRRVGVDGVMLMPALVYGSKPFETAEHYRYVAKNADVPLMVYNNPPIYKNDVTPDILISLADCDNVVCFKDSSGDTRRFIDVRNEVGDRFVLFAGLDDVVLESIAVGAEGWVSGMSNVFPKEGETIFRLAKAGRFAEAMPIYEWLMPILHLDARADLVQCIKLCEAIAGRGSALTRPPRLALPEADRVFVEQIMAKALANRPELPDVGL; this is encoded by the coding sequence ATGAGCAAGCGTATTAACTGGAGTGGCGTCTTCCCCGCAGTGACCACTCAATTCAACGATGACTTCACCATCAACCTGGAAAAAACCCATCAGGTGATTTCCAACGTGATCCGTGACGGCGTATCGGGCCTGGTGGTGTGCGGTTCGGTGGGGGAAAACACCTCGTTGACCGCCGAAGAAAAAATCGCCGTGACCGAAGTCGCGGTCGACGCCTCCCGGGGCCGCGTGCCAGTGATCTGCGGTGTAGCCGAGTTCACCAGCGTGCAAGCGGCCAAGGTCGCCAATGCCGTGCGCCGGGTCGGCGTTGACGGCGTGATGCTGATGCCGGCGCTGGTCTACGGTTCCAAGCCGTTCGAGACCGCCGAGCACTACCGCTACGTGGCAAAAAACGCTGACGTACCGCTGATGGTCTACAACAATCCGCCGATCTACAAAAACGACGTCACCCCGGACATCCTGATTTCCCTGGCCGACTGCGACAACGTGGTGTGCTTCAAGGATTCGTCCGGCGATACCCGTCGTTTCATCGACGTGCGCAATGAAGTCGGCGACCGTTTCGTGCTGTTCGCAGGTCTCGACGACGTGGTGCTGGAAAGCATCGCTGTGGGTGCCGAAGGCTGGGTCTCGGGCATGTCCAACGTGTTCCCGAAAGAAGGCGAAACCATCTTCCGCCTGGCCAAGGCCGGTCGCTTCGCCGAAGCCATGCCGATCTACGAATGGCTGATGCCGATCCTGCACCTCGATGCCCGTGCCGACCTGGTGCAGTGCATCAAGCTCTGTGAAGCCATCGCCGGTCGCGGCAGCGCGCTGACCCGTCCGCCACGCCTGGCGCTGCCGGAAGCCGATCGGGTGTTCGTCGAGCAGATCATGGCCAAGGCCCTGGCTAACCGTCCGGAATTGCCAGACGTCGGTCTCTGA
- the abaF gene encoding fosfomycin efflux MFS transporter AbaF, which yields MSNPLHTQSATTPSGLKRVVAAAMAGTVAEWYEFFLYGTASALVFGQLFFRQTDSPIDGIIAAFALYAVGFLARPLGGLVFGHYGDKFGRKRLLQLSLVVVGITTFLMGCLPGFDSIGYAAPVLLVLLRLIQGFAFGGEWGGAILLVSEHCPDNRRGFWASWPQAGVPAGNLVATVALLLLSSNLSEEQFLAWGWRVAFWFSAVVVLIGYWIRTSVDDAPIFKEAQARQAQTKQQQLGVVEVLRHHWRAVLVGIGARFAENILYYTVVTFSITYLKLVVHKDTSEILLLMFGAHLVHFFLIPLMGYLSDIVGRKPIYLTGAVLTAFWGFIGFPMMDTGNNWLIMAAIILGLGIESMTYAPYSALMAEMFPTHVRYTALSLCYQVAPIFAGSLAPLIAITLLNKYHSSTPIAWYLVGAALISIVAVGLTRETRGKSLHQVDAESAARIAALDSAAPAMARRGDSLV from the coding sequence ATGTCCAATCCTCTACACACGCAAAGCGCAACTACCCCCTCGGGACTCAAACGCGTAGTGGCCGCCGCCATGGCCGGCACCGTTGCCGAGTGGTATGAATTCTTTCTCTACGGCACCGCCTCGGCACTGGTCTTCGGCCAGTTGTTCTTCCGCCAGACCGACAGCCCCATCGACGGCATCATCGCCGCCTTCGCCCTGTACGCGGTCGGCTTTCTCGCTCGCCCATTGGGCGGTTTGGTGTTCGGTCATTACGGTGACAAATTCGGCCGAAAACGCCTGCTGCAACTGAGCCTGGTGGTGGTCGGCATCACCACTTTTCTGATGGGATGCCTGCCCGGCTTCGATAGCATCGGCTATGCCGCGCCGGTGTTATTGGTGCTGCTGCGCCTGATACAGGGCTTTGCCTTTGGCGGTGAATGGGGCGGAGCGATTCTGCTGGTGTCCGAACACTGCCCCGACAACCGTCGCGGCTTCTGGGCCAGTTGGCCGCAAGCCGGGGTGCCTGCCGGCAATCTGGTGGCAACGGTCGCGCTGTTGCTGTTGTCGTCGAACCTGTCGGAGGAACAATTCCTCGCCTGGGGCTGGCGCGTGGCGTTCTGGTTCTCGGCGGTGGTGGTGCTGATCGGCTACTGGATTCGCACCAGCGTCGATGATGCGCCGATCTTCAAAGAAGCCCAGGCCCGTCAGGCGCAGACCAAGCAGCAACAGCTAGGCGTGGTCGAAGTGCTGCGTCATCACTGGCGCGCCGTGCTGGTGGGGATCGGCGCACGCTTTGCCGAGAACATCCTCTATTACACCGTGGTTACCTTTTCGATCACCTACCTGAAACTGGTGGTGCACAAAGACACCTCGGAAATTCTATTGCTGATGTTCGGCGCGCACTTGGTGCACTTCTTCCTGATTCCATTGATGGGCTATCTGTCGGATATCGTCGGACGCAAACCGATCTACCTGACCGGCGCGGTGCTCACCGCGTTCTGGGGCTTTATCGGTTTCCCGATGATGGACACCGGCAACAATTGGCTAATCATGGCGGCGATCATTCTGGGTCTGGGCATCGAGTCGATGACCTATGCGCCCTACTCGGCGCTGATGGCCGAAATGTTCCCGACCCACGTGCGCTACACCGCACTTTCACTGTGCTACCAGGTGGCGCCGATCTTCGCCGGTTCCCTGGCACCGCTGATCGCCATCACCCTGCTCAACAAATATCACAGCTCGACACCCATTGCCTGGTACCTGGTGGGTGCCGCGCTGATCTCCATCGTGGCCGTCGGCCTGACCCGGGAAACCCGTGGCAAGTCGTTGCACCAGGTAGATGCGGAATCTGCTGCGCGGATTGCTGCGCTGGATAGCGCTGCGCCGGCCATGGCGCGTCGGGGTGATTCGTTGGTTTGA
- a CDS encoding aldehyde dehydrogenase (NADP(+)), which translates to MPEIIGHNYIGGARSAAGSITLRSHDASTGEALPFSFMQATAEEVDAAAQAAAAAYPIFRNLPATRRAEFLEAIATRLDALDDEFVALVTRETALPTGRIQGERNRTSGQMRLFAQVLRRGDFYGARIDRALPERLPLPRVDLRQYRIGVGPVAVFGASNFPLAFSTAGGDTAAALAAGCPVVFKAHSGHMATAERVADAIIRAAEQTDMPKGVFNMIYGAGVGEALVKHPAIQAVGFTGSLKGGRALCDMAAARPQPIPVFAEMSSINPVLVLPEALIARGEKIAGELVASVVQGCGQFCTNPGLVIGMRSPQLSAFIARLSALMAEQPAQTMLNAGTLGSYEKGVQTLLDHPGITRLAGHDQHGNQARPQLFKADVSLLLKGDPLLQEEVFGPTTLVVEVADKAELRQALNSLHGQLTATLIGETQDLKEHADLLVLLEQKVGRVLFNGYPTGVEVCDAMVHGGPYPATSDARGTSVGSLAIERFLRPVCYQNCPDALLPDALKNANPLGIARLVDGNSHREPV; encoded by the coding sequence ATGCCCGAGATCATCGGCCACAACTACATCGGCGGTGCCCGCAGCGCCGCTGGCAGCATCACTCTGCGCAGCCACGACGCCAGCACCGGCGAAGCACTGCCCTTCTCTTTCATGCAAGCCACCGCAGAAGAAGTGGACGCCGCCGCTCAGGCCGCTGCTGCCGCTTACCCGATCTTCCGCAATCTGCCGGCGACTCGCCGTGCAGAATTTCTTGAGGCGATCGCCACGCGACTGGATGCGCTGGATGATGAATTCGTCGCTCTGGTCACCCGCGAAACCGCGCTGCCGACGGGGCGTATTCAAGGTGAACGCAACCGTACCAGCGGCCAAATGCGCCTGTTCGCTCAGGTGCTGCGCCGGGGCGATTTCTATGGTGCGCGCATCGACCGCGCCTTGCCCGAACGTCTGCCACTGCCACGGGTCGACCTGCGCCAATACCGGATCGGCGTCGGTCCGGTGGCCGTGTTCGGCGCCAGTAATTTCCCGCTGGCCTTTTCCACCGCCGGCGGTGACACCGCCGCCGCCCTGGCCGCCGGTTGCCCGGTGGTGTTCAAGGCCCACAGTGGACACATGGCGACCGCCGAACGCGTGGCCGATGCAATCATCCGCGCCGCCGAGCAAACCGACATGCCCAAAGGTGTGTTCAACATGATCTACGGCGCGGGCGTCGGTGAAGCGCTGGTCAAGCATCCGGCGATCCAGGCCGTCGGTTTCACCGGCTCGCTGAAAGGCGGTCGCGCCCTCTGTGACATGGCCGCCGCACGGCCACAACCGATCCCGGTGTTCGCCGAAATGAGCAGCATCAACCCGGTGCTGGTATTGCCGGAAGCCCTGATCGCGCGTGGCGAGAAAATCGCCGGTGAACTGGTGGCGTCGGTGGTCCAGGGTTGCGGTCAGTTCTGTACCAATCCGGGGTTGGTGATCGGTATGCGCTCACCCCAGCTCAGCGCTTTCATCGCGCGGCTCAGTGCCTTGATGGCCGAACAACCGGCGCAAACCATGCTCAATGCCGGCACCCTCGGCAGTTACGAAAAAGGCGTGCAGACCTTGCTCGACCATCCGGGAATAACCCGCCTGGCAGGTCACGATCAGCACGGCAATCAGGCGCGGCCACAACTGTTCAAGGCCGATGTCAGTCTGCTGCTCAAGGGTGATCCGCTATTGCAGGAAGAAGTGTTCGGCCCGACCACCCTCGTCGTCGAAGTGGCCGATAAGGCCGAGTTGCGACAAGCGCTGAACAGTTTGCACGGTCAACTCACCGCTACGTTGATTGGCGAAACGCAGGACCTGAAGGAACACGCCGATCTGCTGGTACTGCTGGAACAAAAGGTCGGCCGGGTACTGTTCAACGGCTACCCCACTGGCGTCGAAGTGTGCGATGCCATGGTGCATGGCGGGCCCTATCCGGCGACCTCCGATGCCCGTGGCACTTCGGTCGGAAGCCTGGCCATCGAGCGTTTCCTGCGCCCGGTGTGCTACCAGAACTGCCCGGACGCGTTGCTGCCCGACGCCCTGAAAAACGCCAACCCGTTGGGCATTGCGCGACTGGTTGATGGCAACAGCCACCGCGAACCGGTTTAA
- a CDS encoding Ldh family oxidoreductase gives MIRLTLIEARELAESILLHNGFNLAHAQAVAATVIAGERDGCASHGLYRILGCVNSLRAGKVSADAEPQVIDQAPSIVRVDAAGGFSQLAFQAGLGLLAEKTRANGIAALAINRCVHFSALWVEIEQLTAAGLVALACNPSHAWVAPAGGRVPVFGTNPIAFGWPRAGQDPFVFDFATSAIARGDIELHRRAGKAIPEGWGVDAEGQPSTDANVVLDGGAMLTFGGHKGSALAAMVELIAGPLIGDLTSAESLAYDAGSKSSPYHGELIIALDPRRFLGAATEEHLARAEVLFQGIEGQGARLPSQRRYAARARSVVEGVQIPEALYNDLKALLV, from the coding sequence ATGATCCGACTGACCCTGATCGAAGCCCGTGAACTGGCCGAATCGATCCTGTTGCACAACGGTTTCAACCTTGCCCACGCGCAAGCGGTGGCGGCGACGGTTATCGCCGGCGAGCGCGATGGCTGTGCCTCCCACGGTTTGTACCGGATTCTGGGCTGCGTGAACTCACTGCGGGCCGGCAAGGTGTCGGCCGATGCCGAACCGCAGGTGATCGACCAGGCGCCGTCGATCGTGCGGGTGGATGCCGCTGGTGGTTTCTCGCAGTTGGCGTTTCAGGCGGGGCTTGGGTTGCTGGCGGAGAAAACCCGGGCCAACGGGATTGCGGCGTTGGCGATCAATCGCTGTGTGCATTTCTCGGCGCTGTGGGTGGAGATCGAACAGTTGACCGCCGCTGGTTTGGTGGCGCTGGCGTGTAATCCGAGTCATGCCTGGGTGGCACCGGCTGGAGGACGTGTGCCGGTGTTTGGCACTAATCCCATTGCCTTTGGCTGGCCGCGGGCGGGGCAGGATCCGTTTGTGTTCGACTTCGCCACCAGTGCGATTGCCCGTGGTGATATCGAGTTGCATCGGCGTGCCGGCAAGGCGATTCCCGAGGGGTGGGGCGTGGACGCTGAAGGCCAGCCGAGTACCGATGCCAATGTGGTGCTCGACGGCGGCGCGATGCTGACGTTCGGTGGGCACAAGGGCTCGGCGCTAGCGGCGATGGTGGAGTTGATCGCCGGGCCTTTGATCGGTGATTTGACCAGCGCCGAATCGCTGGCCTATGACGCGGGCAGCAAGTCATCGCCGTACCATGGCGAGTTGATCATCGCGCTGGATCCGCGGCGTTTTCTGGGGGCGGCCACTGAGGAACATTTGGCTCGGGCCGAAGTGTTGTTTCAGGGCATTGAAGGGCAGGGCGCACGCTTGCCGTCGCAACGGCGTTATGCGGCGCGGGCACGCAGTGTGGTGGAGGGGGTGCAGATTCCCGAGGCGCTGTACAACGACCTGAAAGCCTTACTCGTCTGA